In the Calderihabitans maritimus genome, ATAAATTTGATAATTATGCTCTTATTTGGTGGAACTTGGTTGCTGCGGGAGCTCTAAAAGCTGCGGGACAAAAACGATAGGGTCCATACCGGTGGGTTACGGGGGATAGAGGAAAGAGAAGGCCGGCCGGGGAGGTAAGAGGTGCATTTGCCGTTATTTCGGCAGGAAACTGGAAGAAGGGGAAGAATACTTTTAACGAAGATAGTGGAGTGAGAAAGGAGGATTTTGAAATGCAGGAGGGAATGCGTACCATAGCAGAATTGATGGCGGTGGCAGCGCGTACGGCACCAAAGGCAGCGGGCAAGGACTTTATTGGCCTGAAGATTCTGGAGGGTGAAGACCTAGCTAAATTAGCCGATGAAATGGTCAAGTACGGAAAAGAAACTGGGCGGAAGAACTTTGACCGCGATGGCGAAAACGTGCGCCGTTCGGATGCTCTGCTCCTGGTCAGTCTGGACCGACCTGCCCCTTTAGGTTTAAACTGCGGAGCCTGCGGGGAGGAACGTTGCGCTGACCTGAAGAGCCGGTCGGGACCGGAGTTTCGTGGCCCGCTTTGTGCGTGGAGGGTCATTGATTTGGGTATTGCCCTGGGTTCAGCGGTCAAAACTGCCAGTATTTTGAACGCTGACAACCGCATTATGTACCGGGTCGGGGTCGTAGCCAAGAAGATGGGCTTGATTGAGGGTGATTTGGTGGTAGGAATTCCAATTTCCGCTACGGGCAAGAATATCTATTTTGATCGCTAACAAATAGGAGTACCCGGAAATTACAGAGGACCCGATCATTTCGGGCCCTCTGTATTTTTCATCTCCAGAATTGCTCCTGCGAGTGACTATTCTAGCGCAGGTCGCTCAGGACTCCGGGAACCATTTGGTCGATAAATTGCCGGGCGGTACGGCAGGACCGGGAATTTTGCGTTAGTTCCCATTGCAGGGCCATACGGCGGAGCTGGTTTGGTTCAATTTCTAGTCCTCGCTGCTTGGCCAGACCCATAACTATG is a window encoding:
- a CDS encoding ferredoxin domain-containing protein, which gives rise to MQEGMRTIAELMAVAARTAPKAAGKDFIGLKILEGEDLAKLADEMVKYGKETGRKNFDRDGENVRRSDALLLVSLDRPAPLGLNCGACGEERCADLKSRSGPEFRGPLCAWRVIDLGIALGSAVKTASILNADNRIMYRVGVVAKKMGLIEGDLVVGIPISATGKNIYFDR